The following nucleotide sequence is from Acyrthosiphon pisum isolate AL4f chromosome A2, pea_aphid_22Mar2018_4r6ur, whole genome shotgun sequence.
tatataggtacatgtttgatatttaatatttacataataaataaaataagactaGGATAGttatttcacaaatatattTGGACATTTGGTATCcaaacataacaattaaaaaaagtaaggtCAAcaagtttcattatttttttattgaaaattgatctaattcaaaatattttaatattctataataataaatatatgttttcagtcattaaataaatataataataataataataataaattatgaactttagcttaaaaaattatttcaataataaaatgttgaatgtataatatcataatacctattaattctTTAAGAAATATAGAACAGGCACTTGCTTAagattacattaaaaaatctaCTATTAGAATAAGTtacatagtataaatatataaaatacacatctTATCAACTTCAGTTCAAacgtattttgaaaaataatataaataattacatttttgaaatttggtaAGAGTAATAATGTTGCCCCCTGACCATTAGTAGAAAGTaggaacaattaataatattaggcaAACGGTACATgtctagtttataatttttatcagagACCAAAACcctaatatcatataaataatcaatattaaagaACCAAAAATTGTCAAACAAATAGAAATTGCTAATCGGACACTCAAATGTTCAACGTGTTCCTTCAGCATTGTATTCACTAATACCCTTGATATTTTTTCTccatcaaaataaaaacacggTATTACGTTTATGACGGCTAAACCTCCTGCaaacattattaggtatttacaaaatttttcaaTGGATTCGGGTATACTATTTGGTAGATAATCAGTCTTGGGTACATATTGAGTAACAGATATGTATTGCAGTTCTGTAGGCTGTCCAAGAAATAagacttcattttttttttcacgtttgaTAACCACAAGTTTATGATTCTTACGAATTGCAGGATAATAACAATGGGCTGATGTACATTGATTATCAGCATCACAGGGTGATGTTGACCTTTCTATAACTTTTCTAACATTTAAGCAGGAATGATTTGGTAGTTCTTGAGGATTGGACAGCGATTCAATATACTCGAAACACAAATTGGTCTTTGAGTTTGGATCGCagcagtttattatatattcatctaCATAAtgcactaaaataattattaatttttggatTAGTAAATATTgagtaatataaaacattttgaaaaaatcataattttatatttacctggTTTTGTTTCGTCATGATGTTGAACAAATTCTGGTGATAAACAAAATCCAGAATCTACACTTGTCTTAGTGCGATTTAAACAATCTATCCATGAGTCAAAATCATGCACATCACAGTTCCCTAATTTTGTAATAACATCACCAGTTACTAGTCCTCCTTGCCCATTAacaccagatttctaaaaacaaaaaatacacggaaaatatcattaatttattaccatattattgaatattataataataacaattttaaaatttttataatggaattttaaaattatgcgaCTATGTTGTAGGACAccaaataatctatattatattatgttaaatagtaACACACAATTACACAAAACCAAAAAGGtagtattaaaatgaataatggaATATTTTTAGCTATTACTATTTGTATTTGGTGATACTTATttgaaagataatattattcaaaatatattggtgTGGAATTTCTCTAAATAATGAGATTGCTTtagtaaaaagtttaatttaaaactacccaaagtaaaatatttgtttgactGCTGATTACCTGGTTTATTTGGGTGGTCATAACACCATGCCCAACTGTAAAAAATGGAAACAACATATATGGTAAGAGCCATAAAACAAGATAGGCCATTAGAGCTTGAACTATATTATGCCACACGCCGGCTGACATAACTCGAAGCTGTTTGCTACTTGGCAACGAGGTAATGTCATCCAAATGAACATAAGCCACaggtaaaatcaaaataaacattaaaccaaCACCTTCCACATGCATGTCTTCCCTGTTCACAATAAAAACTCATGTTTAATAAGTGTTTATAGGAAATTATACGCGCACAAGtatgagtaataactaataatataaaaatcaaatacctgATTGCTGCTAATGCATGTCCTAGTTCATGGAAAACTGTCGAAAACATAAGTGCAAATATATAATAGCTTAAGTCTGACATTGGTAAATTGATCCCAGGtacctgaaaatatatttaattaagaaaaactttctataaaataatgtatatttcacTTACTATTGGTTCAAGAAATGTATCTTGCTGGTTGCCTGATGGTTCACTAGTAGGCTccgtgaatatttttttacacaattgtGCTGAAGATACAATAACCAAACATATAGATGGTATAATCAAACAAATAGTAATCCAAGACCCAAAAGTGAACCAATTGGTTTGGAATTTTGGATGCCAAAACGACATTTTCAGTATAAGACGATTCAATGACGTTGTGTACCATCGTAATTGAAAAGGCCCAACACTTAATCCTGTCTTTTGTATTAACATCAAATATGGATAGTGTGAACaggactaaaataaaaacatgcaaaaatattataacaattgataaaaatgtcTACTTTGGGCATTCTGTCAAACCAATTGACCGGTCTTTAGCCTCAAGATCTCCTACCAAGATTGGCAATTAGTTTATTAACGGCGATGATCAATTAAACAGAGGCACTCATCATATTATGCAAACTGCAAAATCATGACTAAACTTCACCCACCTTGAACGTGAAATCCAAAAACATAAGAGCGACGTAGAACGCCACGACGATGGCGATTAGAGCGAAAAAGTCCATGGCAGTCGTCCAGCCAAATAACGTCCAAGCAAAggttacctaatttatattatttcaatgacgGCGATGTCAATAACGCAACGGAAAGTGTAGTACGTGCCGTCGGTCCATGATCGGTCAGTCGATTTCAATGATGAACGTCAACTGAAACCCTAAGAAACGATTCGCAGGTgacagttaatttataaattcgaaAAATCGAATAATGAATacagaataatgaataatagtaatagtaattactaattaataataaataatattaaatcgttaaaatgggttgttacttgttagttgtttggtttggtaaatatttttatcggcAACAGCCGTGTCGCGCGCGCGCTCTCACTGTTATCAATGCTCATTATCAAGTCGAACAGTGTATAGTCGGTTGGCAAGCATGGCCATGCGTGTCATCCCGTCGTTATCTCGTCTCTCGATCATTTCCCGATTTTCACGACAGTGGTCGTGTTTGAGAATCCGCATTCCGcggatataaattatttagtttctaAATTTgccgtattataaattatttgatatttcctaCCCATTATCATCGACGGCTCAATCGTCTCAAATCCCGAGTAATCGAAATTtgatcttttattattattgctacgaattatattgtgtacgtttgtatttataatatacatatatataaatattataattcaattctTCAATTGTTGCGTTATCACGTCGTAGGCCGTCGACAAGAATTCTTCAGATCAACAGGAAATACCAATTATTCTGCGATAGTTTTTTTCcatttctggtttttttttttgttcattcaaGTCTGCCGGTTTTTGTCGTTACGTCATCGATTGCTGCTCCTGTTCTGGTGTACCGGTACCAAGGACGCCTTGATACTCCTCTTCCGcgcgaaataaaaaaaaaacattttatcgctCATCTCACGGGTACGATCGAGGCCCAACGATCGGCTGCTGTACTACCGTAAAAGGGACGTCTAtaacaacttaaaataaaacgatGGTTGACACAGCTGAGGCTACCAGACGGTTGAACGTCAAGAAGCAAACATTGGATGATGCGTATGCGGCTCCGgccaattttttagaaattgatATATTGAACCCGATAACTCATGGTGTGGCCAAAAAACGATACACTGACTACGAAGTTCGCATGCGAGTGAGTTGTCTTGTATAAAGTTTAGGCGCTGTGTTGGGTAGAACATTTTACTGATGTCACTCATGTGACTACTCTTTGATTGTTTTTAGACAAACCTACCAGTGTTTAAGGTCAAAGAATCCAGTGTCCGTAGACGTTACAGTGATTTTGAATGGTTGCGCAATGAACTAGAACGAGACAGTAAGGTAATGTGTACTTCCAACttattctaatattacatatcatatattatagataaaccTTTGTGgctatattatgagttataagttattattcttaGAATATTTGTCCTAATAGCTTATCTAAATAAATCTAAGCGCttgatgaattaaataaatttaagtcaatattacattattagactgtttttattagtaggtaaaactaattttgaaattaaaaataagcaatTCATCTATAGTTTTAGTTTTGCACGGGTAAGAACCATTAAAGCTACATTCATAACTAGGACTGGGAATATAATGCCCTATAAAACCCtacaaattctaaataatacactaaaaaaatgcaggtcaattgtttttattttttataaattgtaaaatatgagtgATAAAAAggcgattaaaataatttttctatgacGTTTAACTTTTTAAACCACCTCAAGATTTCTTTGGGCTAAATTTTAACTTGGATTTCTTTTAATCTGAAAAGTCAATTAtttccttatattttttaaactattttgatggattaaaaaatttataaatctgTATAAAACTCGCGTTAGCGTGTAAaatcttaaaacaaaatttaaagttagaaCTTTGAACCCAAAAACTCCaataatgccctaaaaaatgaggttaaaatcataaaatgctAAATAAATTTTCTAATTCTCATTGAAAAGTAGATGTTACAGAGTTGTGATCAGGCAAGTATAGCAACctcagaaaaaaatgaaaagtgcaTCCAAATCCCAGCCCTAGTCATCACtaagaaacaacatttttaaactaaaaaagagAACTTTGCAAAGGCACAAATAGGGGgagctttaggggctaagccccccaaacatttcctacattacACTGTTTGGAATTTGCGTCTATGGAAttttggctgtgcaatatcgtttttatttttaaattctgagtggaacgatgaatgtattgattttacaatgatgtgttttttttgtgtctgtcgtcaCGGTTTGTGGCAGTAAAACTGCTCCGATTTTCTGCAACAATATCTTGTtagatgggaaagtgaatcttttGGTTGGTGCATTTAGGAGGTcgaattttaaaattcccagtagttttcaaaagcaacaggaaaaacaacattaaaattatggaaaacgggaatttttacgcaaaatcgattttggttttgggtgtatctttaaaacaaatgaacacTTTACATTTccactagttgtttatatttgcatttactatacaccataaaattttgaatatatcttgattttttatttttatttttttttgaacatgtcagttttcaattttattagtttttttttctataagtaccaataaaatgttatttgttgggtaaaaatgtatgaaaagttaatacaaggctcctgatatattgttaatattgttacaatagcagttgaaaaataataaaaatacataggcacaattttttttataagcatttaaagttgaaattttgacaacatttatcaaatttaaaattcaataattatttttcagttaaaaatttataaaatgttcaacttttatagctaaggattgaaaatttaaaacaaggttcacgtaaataaattatatataaattactttattcacaataatatcatcaaaataatatacttattaatatcatagGCGGGCTAACTGTTTTCGCTTAgcatcgtttttcttatacaatgatattatatcattgaattcaattttaacaccatccattgcaGTGACctacttttaacctactgtacagca
It contains:
- the LOC100162197 gene encoding membrane-bound transcription factor site-2 protease; protein product: MDFFALIAIVVAFYVALMFLDFTFKSCSHYPYLMLIQKTGLSVGPFQLRWYTTSLNRLILKMSFWHPKFQTNWFTFGSWITICLIIPSICLVIVSSAQLCKKIFTEPTSEPSGNQQDTFLEPIVPGINLPMSDLSYYIFALMFSTVFHELGHALAAIREDMHVEGVGLMFILILPVAYVHLDDITSLPSSKQLRVMSAGVWHNIVQALMAYLVLWLLPYMLFPFFTVGHGVMTTQINQKSGVNGQGGLVTGDVITKLGNCDVHDFDSWIDCLNRTKTSVDSGFCLSPEFVQHHDETKPVHYVDEYIINCCDPNSKTNLCFEYIESLSNPQELPNHSCLNVRKVIERSTSPCDADNQCTSAHCYYPAIRKNHKLVVIKREKKNEVLFLGQPTELQYISVTQYVPKTDYLPNSIPESIEKFCKYLIMFAGGLAVINVIPCFYFDGEKISRVLVNTMLKEHVEHLSVRLAISICLTIFGSLILIIYMILGFWSLIKIIN
- the LOC100165609 gene encoding sorting nexin-like, with amino-acid sequence MVDTAEATRRLNVKKQTLDDAYAAPANFLEIDILNPITHGVAKKRYTDYEVRMRTNLPVFKVKESSVRRRYSDFEWLRNELERDSKIVVPPLPGKAWKRQMPFRNDDGIFEEEFIEERRKGLEVFINKIAGHPLAQNERCLHIFLQEPVIDKSYVPGKIRNT